The Cellulomonas sp. P24 genome contains a region encoding:
- a CDS encoding SpoIIE family protein phosphatase, which translates to MVNPSDRDPSDAALSEVRDRALQATSAAFMIIDATVPGRPIVWVNDAFTRTTGYPLAQVRGRSATVLIGPETDLATIAAFSAAMSAGRSASGTLVSYRADGSPFWNHTSLAPVPDATGRITHWVVNQVDVTDEITTSAAQRHEVEVERQARHELAVLTEVSNLLMDLDDPHALQAIADELAGRLIEWAGFFLNDGGLHAAEGIDVDAPPSGRGRRHGGGDIRDGARDAPDDPHASDPVQQLLDGGGEQPVDLDLGGTFPDRTASRWLADHLRAVLGPRGVTTVVLFPVEGRGRILGLLAVVPRARTGTSGFAPSTLSVLDLTVRRVGLAVDNVRLYAQEHALAETLQSAMLPQQAQIEGVDVWTYYSPNTGHAQIGGDWYDVLQVSPDVVAVVIGDVVGHDVEAAAAMGQLRSVVRSFALELATPGPVLERVDQVVSGMTMSRAASMALVTLTHQDGTWRLEYARAGHLPALLVRDGHPTLLDDAGGPLIGFGGRPRATAHHDLRPGDVLVLYTDGLIERRDRPLREGLTALQDLACGITAIDAAGIGEDLVAGLVDRPEDDVAVVVVRLPDHATDDRVHAHSRSARRWVLPSEPASIGRARHAVIRTGRAWGLTDIGSAELVASELVANAVLHGWGPISLRLFDTGDGLRIEVEDANPAPPVTTDGHPGRVGGYGMRIVERLADWGWRPLPKGKLVWARMRVAEVRGPED; encoded by the coding sequence GTGGTCAACCCTTCGGACCGGGACCCGTCGGACGCGGCGCTCTCCGAGGTGCGCGACCGCGCCCTGCAGGCCACCAGCGCGGCCTTCATGATCATCGACGCGACCGTGCCGGGTCGGCCGATCGTCTGGGTGAACGACGCCTTCACCCGGACGACCGGCTACCCGCTCGCACAGGTGCGCGGCCGCAGCGCGACCGTCCTGATCGGTCCCGAGACGGACCTCGCGACGATCGCCGCGTTCTCGGCCGCGATGTCGGCGGGACGCAGCGCGTCCGGGACGCTGGTCTCCTACCGGGCGGACGGGAGCCCGTTCTGGAACCACACCTCGCTCGCCCCGGTGCCCGATGCCACCGGACGGATCACGCACTGGGTCGTCAACCAGGTCGACGTCACGGACGAGATCACGACCAGCGCGGCACAGCGTCACGAGGTCGAGGTCGAGCGGCAGGCCCGGCACGAGCTCGCGGTCCTCACGGAGGTCTCGAACCTTCTGATGGATCTCGACGACCCGCACGCCCTGCAGGCGATCGCGGACGAGCTCGCCGGGCGCCTCATCGAGTGGGCCGGGTTCTTCCTCAACGACGGCGGTCTGCACGCCGCCGAGGGCATCGACGTGGACGCGCCACCGAGCGGGCGCGGTCGTCGGCACGGTGGCGGGGACATCCGCGACGGGGCTCGCGACGCACCCGACGACCCGCACGCGTCCGACCCCGTCCAGCAGCTCCTCGACGGTGGCGGCGAGCAGCCGGTCGACCTCGACCTCGGGGGGACGTTCCCGGACCGGACCGCGTCGCGCTGGCTCGCCGACCACCTGCGCGCGGTCCTCGGGCCACGGGGCGTCACGACCGTCGTCCTCTTCCCGGTCGAGGGGCGCGGTCGCATCCTCGGGCTCCTGGCCGTCGTGCCACGCGCGCGGACCGGCACCTCGGGGTTCGCACCGAGCACGCTCAGCGTGCTCGACCTCACGGTGCGTCGCGTCGGTCTCGCGGTCGACAACGTCCGCCTGTATGCACAGGAGCATGCCCTCGCCGAGACCCTGCAGAGCGCGATGCTGCCGCAGCAGGCCCAGATCGAGGGCGTCGACGTGTGGACGTACTACTCGCCGAACACGGGCCACGCCCAGATCGGCGGCGACTGGTACGACGTCCTGCAGGTGTCGCCGGACGTCGTGGCGGTCGTGATCGGGGACGTCGTCGGGCACGACGTCGAGGCGGCCGCCGCGATGGGCCAGCTCCGGTCCGTGGTGCGCTCGTTCGCGCTCGAGCTCGCGACCCCGGGGCCGGTGCTGGAGCGCGTGGACCAGGTCGTGAGCGGCATGACGATGAGCCGGGCCGCGAGCATGGCGCTCGTGACCCTCACGCACCAGGACGGGACCTGGCGGCTCGAGTACGCGCGCGCGGGTCACCTGCCGGCGCTGCTCGTGCGCGACGGGCACCCGACGCTGCTCGACGACGCGGGCGGCCCGCTGATCGGGTTCGGTGGCCGTCCGCGCGCCACGGCGCACCACGACCTGCGCCCGGGGGACGTGCTCGTCCTCTACACGGACGGTCTGATCGAGCGGCGCGACCGGCCGTTGCGGGAGGGGCTGACCGCCCTGCAGGACCTCGCGTGCGGCATCACGGCGATCGATGCCGCCGGGATCGGTGAGGACCTCGTCGCCGGGCTCGTCGACCGGCCGGAGGACGACGTCGCCGTGGTCGTCGTCCGCCTGCCCGACCACGCGACGGACGACCGGGTGCACGCGCACAGCCGCAGTGCGCGCCGGTGGGTGCTGCCGAGCGAGCCGGCATCGATCGGGCGGGCCCGTCATGCGGTGATCCGCACGGGTCGTGCCTGGGGGCTCACCGACATCGGGAGCGCGGAGCTGGTCGCGTCCGAGCTCGTCGCGAACGCCGTCCTGCACGGCTGGGGGCCGATCTCCCTGCGGCTGTTCGACACCGGGGACGGGCTGAGGATCGAGGTCGAGGACGCCAACCCGGCGCCGCCCGTGACGACCGACGGTCATCCCGGGCGCGTCGGCGGCTACGGCATGCGCATCGTCGAGCGGCTCGCGGACTGGGGCTGGCGCCCGCTGCCGAAGGGCAAGCTCGTCTGGGCGCGGATGCGGGTCGCCGAGGTCCGGGGTCCCGAGGACTAG
- a CDS encoding MFS transporter: MCTAALIINVDNTILNVALPTLVRDLGATSSELQWIVDSYAMVLAGLLLLGGSLADRFGRRRFFLLGLVVFAAGSAGAAVAHSAGPLIIWRALMGAGAALTIPASLSIINDLFREPAARVRAIGAWAGTIGLGIAIGPIAGGLLLERFWWGSIFLVNLPVVAAGLVGAVLVVPESRNLAPQPADPTGAVLSVAGLGLVLWAIIQAPVDGWTSAPVVRAGVGGVGVLLAFVVWEARSSHPMLPLGCFADRRFSVAAAAETLGAFGLLGSLFVQTQFLQSDLAYTPLQAGLRILPLAGVLVVSAALSAHAVHAIGTKGTAAAGLAAIAAGLWQVSAVSTAATVYTDVVPGLLLIGCGAGLLLPTATNSVVGSVPRGDAGIGSAVNAVALQVGGAFGVAVIGSVLSTRYQSSVSAALAGHPVPEAAAHAIHGSLGGALAVADAAGGTIGPVVAHAARAAFMSGTGVAMAAGAAAAAGGAVLVLALLPSRPR, translated from the coding sequence GTGTGCACTGCGGCGCTGATCATCAACGTCGACAACACCATCCTCAACGTCGCCCTGCCGACGCTCGTCCGGGACCTCGGTGCGACGTCGAGCGAGCTGCAGTGGATCGTCGACTCCTACGCGATGGTGCTCGCCGGCCTGCTGCTCCTCGGCGGCAGCCTGGCCGACCGCTTCGGGCGACGACGCTTCTTCCTCCTCGGTCTGGTCGTCTTCGCGGCGGGTTCCGCCGGCGCCGCCGTTGCGCACTCCGCCGGCCCCCTCATCATCTGGAGAGCGCTGATGGGCGCCGGCGCCGCGCTGACGATCCCGGCCTCGCTGTCGATCATCAACGACCTCTTCCGCGAGCCGGCGGCGCGGGTCCGGGCCATCGGTGCCTGGGCCGGCACCATCGGGCTCGGCATCGCGATCGGCCCGATCGCCGGCGGCCTCCTGCTGGAGAGGTTCTGGTGGGGATCGATCTTCCTCGTCAACCTCCCTGTCGTCGCCGCCGGGCTCGTCGGCGCCGTGCTGGTGGTGCCCGAGTCGAGGAACCTTGCCCCTCAGCCCGCCGATCCGACCGGTGCGGTGCTCTCCGTTGCCGGCCTGGGCCTGGTGCTCTGGGCCATCATCCAGGCCCCGGTGGACGGCTGGACGTCGGCGCCGGTCGTCCGGGCCGGCGTCGGTGGCGTCGGCGTGCTGCTCGCCTTCGTGGTCTGGGAGGCCCGCAGCAGCCATCCGATGCTCCCCCTCGGGTGCTTCGCCGACCGCCGGTTCTCCGTCGCTGCGGCCGCCGAGACCCTTGGGGCATTCGGCCTGCTGGGGTCGCTGTTCGTGCAGACGCAGTTCCTGCAGTCGGACCTGGCCTACACGCCGCTCCAGGCAGGGCTGCGCATCCTCCCGCTCGCCGGCGTCCTCGTCGTGAGTGCGGCGCTCTCCGCCCACGCCGTCCACGCCATCGGGACGAAGGGCACCGCTGCAGCCGGCCTGGCCGCGATCGCCGCCGGGCTGTGGCAGGTCTCGGCCGTGTCGACCGCGGCCACGGTCTACACCGACGTCGTTCCCGGGCTGCTGCTCATCGGGTGCGGGGCGGGACTGCTGCTGCCGACGGCGACGAACTCGGTCGTCGGCTCGGTCCCCCGGGGCGACGCCGGTATCGGGTCGGCGGTCAACGCCGTGGCCCTGCAGGTCGGCGGGGCGTTCGGCGTCGCCGTGATCGGGTCCGTGCTGTCGACCCGGTACCAGTCGTCGGTGTCCGCGGCTCTCGCCGGTCACCCCGTGCCGGAGGCAGCCGCGCACGCGATCCACGGCTCCCTCGGCGGTGCGCTCGCCGTGGCGGACGCAGCCGGCGGGACGATCGGACCGGTCGTGGCCCACGCCGCCCGCGCCGCGTTCATGAGCGGAACCGGGGTCGCCATGGCGGCCGGCGCAGCGGCCGCGGCCGGTGGGGCCGTCCTCGTCCTCGCGCTCCTGCCGTCGCGCCCGCGCTAG
- a CDS encoding TetR/AcrR family transcriptional regulator, which translates to MDDVNAIGRPRPDRSPDAGPATRPQGRPGRAEVRRRLLDAALGVFAEHGYANARLDDVAAAAGLTKGAIYSNFTGKDDIFFAMLDAQVRDRVDAVHAALTAAEDAEGAHDDDAQDEDAPYRIGRLLATTITEQREWQLVFLDFWLRAVRDDAVRAQFLTHRREIRTAIADAVEQVVGNPPTETGFSIDDVVTLVLALSNGLTIEQNIDPGFVSPDLFGRVLAQLSR; encoded by the coding sequence GTGGACGACGTCAACGCCATCGGGCGCCCCCGGCCGGACCGGTCGCCGGACGCGGGACCGGCGACTCGACCCCAGGGGCGACCAGGCCGTGCGGAGGTGCGTCGCCGCCTTCTCGACGCGGCGCTCGGCGTCTTCGCCGAGCACGGCTACGCCAACGCCCGTCTCGACGACGTCGCGGCGGCCGCCGGGCTCACCAAGGGCGCGATCTACTCGAACTTCACCGGCAAGGACGACATCTTCTTCGCGATGCTGGACGCGCAGGTGCGCGACCGGGTCGACGCCGTCCACGCCGCCCTGACCGCCGCCGAGGATGCCGAAGGCGCCCACGACGACGACGCCCAGGACGAGGACGCCCCGTACCGGATCGGGCGTCTCCTCGCCACGACGATCACCGAGCAGCGTGAGTGGCAGCTGGTCTTCCTCGACTTCTGGCTCCGTGCCGTGCGCGACGACGCCGTGCGCGCCCAGTTCCTCACGCACCGTCGCGAGATCCGCACCGCGATCGCCGACGCCGTGGAGCAGGTGGTCGGGAACCCGCCGACCGAGACCGGGTTCAGCATCGACGACGTCGTCACGCTCGTCCTCGCGCTGAGCAACGGCCTGACGATCGAGCAGAACATCGACCCCGGGTTCGTGAGCCCCGACCTGTTCGGCCGGGTCCTCGCGCAGCTCTCCCGGTAG
- a CDS encoding STAS domain-containing protein, which yields MIEISTSSATTTVVVSGDLDLAARDQFPGIAARIVGLRRQLLVIDLAQVTFMDSTGAAFLISLADASRKRGGATVLRGAGDRDLFVLEVCGALDLFRIDPDGASDDARPA from the coding sequence GACCGTGGTCGTCTCCGGCGACCTCGATCTCGCCGCGCGCGATCAGTTCCCCGGGATCGCCGCGCGCATCGTCGGGCTCCGCCGTCAGCTCCTCGTGATCGACCTGGCGCAGGTGACCTTCATGGACTCCACGGGTGCGGCGTTCCTCATCTCGCTCGCGGATGCGAGCCGCAAGCGCGGCGGCGCGACCGTGCTGCGCGGGGCGGGCGACCGGGACCTGTTCGTCCTCGAGGTGTGCGGCGCGCTGGACCTGTTCCGGATCGACCCGGACGGCGCGAGCGACGACGCCCGACCGGCCTAG